A genomic region of Runella rosea contains the following coding sequences:
- a CDS encoding SusC/RagA family TonB-linked outer membrane protein: MRQIRLFILCMLLAFKGVAQGVQIQGKVTTANGLGIPGATILEQGTTNGATTNSDGEYKITTTKTNPTLVFSYVGLISQTINSQGRKTIDVTLEEDLKALQEVVVVGYGSQRKQDITSAVSVINMKDIGEQPANNMNQLLQGRAAGVVVKQKSGTPGGIFEVRVRGIGSLGAGSDPLYVIDGFAVGTSVGQNLNPNDIESITVLKDAASTAIYGARGSNGVVLITTKSAKEGKVNVNLSIDYGIQNVPDSRRVKMLNGVEFAQFKKEIFEDGIRYFQNREPRLEEVPIGFRYPEQTKYSTDWFGAIMNNNAPYMDVNLTISSGKGPLKSMLSVGYFKEEGSIIKTNYDRVSIRSNIGGEVTKFLTVGMNVNGSYTKQNLANTDGRSALVGGALLMDPREPIYNDDGTMRPYIGGVDGAFGFPNPVFVLNNVIRRRNIGDVLANGFAEIAILKNLKFRTSVNAKINFNTFKEYVPSTIGLSVASGTAGAPPRIATARDINEQLRNYSFDQLLTYTPKIGANQSMDFLLGVTSQKETVYGVDGSGNTFPDDLVPYLGAASIRSSNSYEYGWGLLAYFARANYSYKDKYLFSASFRREGSSRFGAQNKYGDFPAASVGWRLTEESFMPKASWLTDVKLRASWGVTGNNNIGNYPSLAFVGANNYILGNAFAAGKVISSFANSNLKWEKSNQLDIGLDVATFNNKLTFTFEYYSKITNDMLLPISIPAVSGFTSSLDNIGKVQNRGVEVSADFRTTIGKVNFRTNANLTVNRSKILAIKGANDMLYYGSFYGGYNVQKVGRPIGMIYGYQKLGIFNTQAEIDAWPKQDGVIPGGMKFADTNGDGVVSYDTQDMVEIGNPNPAFTWAWTVAADYRRFDLNVLFVGAHDFDIYRNIEASTMNMDGVFNVLDKAKDRWRSPSNPGSNPNAKNSQGGTNYFKWSRESSERYVYDGSYVWLKAVTLGYNLPKFKSVLSDARIFVTANNLFLFTKYPGNNPDAGVRGGTELNNDDESYPVPRTLAVGAKFNF; encoded by the coding sequence ATGAGACAAATTCGACTTTTTATTCTTTGTATGCTGCTTGCCTTCAAGGGAGTGGCACAAGGAGTGCAAATTCAGGGCAAGGTAACCACCGCCAATGGTTTGGGAATCCCAGGGGCAACTATTCTTGAGCAAGGAACAACCAATGGTGCAACGACCAACTCGGACGGAGAGTACAAAATTACAACTACAAAAACGAACCCGACATTGGTTTTTTCGTACGTGGGTTTGATTAGCCAAACCATCAACAGCCAAGGGCGGAAAACCATTGACGTAACGCTCGAAGAAGACTTGAAAGCCTTGCAGGAAGTGGTAGTTGTGGGATACGGCTCGCAACGGAAGCAGGATATTACATCGGCGGTATCGGTCATCAATATGAAAGATATTGGTGAGCAGCCCGCCAACAACATGAACCAGCTGCTTCAGGGCCGCGCGGCTGGGGTAGTGGTGAAGCAGAAAAGCGGTACGCCGGGCGGAATATTTGAAGTACGGGTACGGGGAATAGGTTCCTTGGGAGCGGGTAGTGACCCTCTTTACGTAATTGACGGGTTTGCCGTAGGTACTTCGGTTGGGCAAAACTTAAACCCCAACGACATCGAAAGCATCACGGTTTTGAAAGATGCCGCCTCAACCGCGATTTACGGAGCGAGAGGTTCTAACGGGGTAGTGTTGATTACCACCAAAAGCGCAAAAGAAGGAAAAGTGAACGTGAATCTTTCTATTGATTATGGTATTCAGAATGTGCCAGATTCTAGAAGGGTAAAAATGCTCAATGGGGTTGAATTTGCCCAGTTTAAAAAGGAGATTTTTGAAGATGGTATCCGTTATTTTCAGAATAGAGAACCGAGATTGGAAGAGGTACCTATTGGTTTCCGATACCCAGAGCAGACCAAGTATTCGACCGACTGGTTTGGGGCTATCATGAACAACAATGCACCTTATATGGACGTAAACCTGACGATTTCGTCGGGAAAAGGCCCGCTAAAATCAATGCTTTCGGTGGGTTATTTTAAAGAAGAAGGGTCTATTATCAAGACAAATTACGACCGGGTTTCTATTCGTAGTAATATCGGAGGTGAGGTTACTAAGTTCCTGACCGTTGGGATGAACGTAAACGGTAGCTATACCAAACAAAACTTAGCCAATACCGACGGTCGTAGCGCCTTGGTAGGAGGTGCGTTGTTGATGGACCCGCGCGAACCAATTTATAACGATGACGGTACGATGCGCCCTTACATTGGCGGGGTTGACGGAGCTTTTGGTTTTCCTAACCCTGTATTTGTACTTAACAATGTGATCAGAAGAAGAAATATCGGAGATGTACTTGCCAATGGTTTTGCAGAAATTGCCATTTTGAAGAACCTGAAATTCCGTACTTCGGTCAATGCAAAGATTAACTTCAATACGTTTAAAGAGTACGTGCCTTCGACTATCGGTTTATCGGTGGCTTCTGGTACAGCAGGCGCACCTCCTAGAATTGCGACGGCCCGGGATATAAACGAGCAGTTGCGCAATTATTCTTTTGACCAACTCTTGACCTACACGCCTAAAATCGGAGCTAATCAGTCCATGGACTTTTTGTTGGGGGTAACTTCTCAGAAAGAAACTGTATACGGGGTAGATGGCTCAGGAAATACATTCCCGGATGATTTGGTTCCTTATTTGGGGGCGGCATCTATTCGTTCTTCCAACTCCTATGAGTATGGTTGGGGACTGTTGGCGTATTTTGCCCGCGCCAATTATTCGTACAAAGATAAATACTTGTTTTCAGCGTCATTCCGTCGTGAGGGAAGTTCACGGTTTGGAGCTCAAAACAAATACGGAGATTTTCCTGCAGCTTCGGTAGGTTGGAGATTAACGGAAGAGTCATTTATGCCTAAAGCTTCTTGGTTGACGGATGTGAAACTGAGAGCAAGCTGGGGGGTAACTGGTAACAACAATATCGGTAATTATCCAAGTTTGGCGTTTGTCGGAGCCAATAACTATATCCTCGGCAATGCATTTGCGGCAGGAAAAGTGATTAGTTCATTTGCAAACTCCAACCTGAAATGGGAGAAATCAAACCAGTTGGACATTGGTTTAGACGTGGCTACTTTCAACAACAAGCTGACCTTCACGTTTGAATATTATAGCAAAATTACCAACGACATGTTGCTGCCCATTTCTATCCCAGCGGTGTCAGGTTTTACTTCAAGTTTGGATAACATCGGAAAAGTGCAGAACCGTGGGGTAGAAGTAAGTGCTGACTTCAGAACAACCATTGGAAAAGTGAATTTCCGGACCAATGCTAACCTTACCGTAAACCGCAGCAAAATATTAGCCATCAAAGGCGCGAATGATATGTTGTATTACGGCAGTTTCTATGGTGGCTATAACGTACAAAAAGTAGGCCGCCCTATCGGAATGATTTATGGGTACCAAAAATTGGGTATCTTCAATACGCAAGCCGAAATCGACGCGTGGCCTAAGCAAGACGGTGTGATTCCGGGCGGTATGAAATTTGCCGATACCAACGGCGACGGCGTAGTGTCGTACGACACACAAGACATGGTTGAAATCGGAAATCCAAACCCTGCTTTTACGTGGGCTTGGACCGTTGCGGCTGATTATCGTCGTTTTGACCTGAACGTTTTGTTTGTGGGAGCACACGACTTTGACATCTATCGTAACATCGAAGCATCGACCATGAACATGGACGGCGTGTTTAACGTATTGGACAAAGCGAAAGACCGTTGGAGATCACCTTCCAACCCAGGTTCCAATCCAAATGCTAAAAATTCACAGGGTGGAACCAACTACTTCAAATGGTCACGCGAGAGTAGTGAGCGTTACGTATACGATGGCAGCTATGTTTGGTTAAAAGCCGTAACCCTTGGTTATAACCTTCCTAAATTCAAATCCGTATTGAGCGATGCCCGTATTTTTGTAACGGCAAACAACTTGTTTTTATTTACTAAATACCCTGGCAATAACCCTGATGCGGGTGTAAGAGGCGGCACGGAATTGAACAATGACGATGAGTCATATCCTGTTCCAAGAACGTTGGCGGTTGGTGCTAAGTTTAACTTTTAA
- a CDS encoding RNA polymerase sigma factor, which yields MLFSRALKTLPELLEGCLKNDRKCQELLYKQFYGYAMGVCMRYVPNREEALEVVNDGFLKIFQKVQMYDAEKPFKIWLRRIMINTALDHYRQNVKFQHNTDLSVAENTIAAADSDNVYSTLAHEDLIELIQQLTPSYRTVFNLYVIDGYSHEEIAQRLGISEGTSKSNLARARENLRVMLSKKKSNEYARVPR from the coding sequence ATGTTATTTTCTCGTGCGTTGAAAACTTTGCCGGAACTGCTTGAAGGCTGTCTGAAAAACGACCGCAAGTGTCAAGAATTGCTGTATAAGCAATTCTACGGTTACGCTATGGGGGTTTGTATGCGTTATGTTCCGAACCGCGAAGAGGCCCTAGAAGTAGTAAACGACGGTTTTCTGAAAATATTCCAAAAAGTTCAGATGTACGACGCTGAAAAACCCTTTAAAATATGGCTGAGGCGCATAATGATAAATACCGCTCTGGACCATTATCGTCAAAATGTAAAATTTCAACACAACACAGATCTCAGTGTTGCCGAAAATACCATTGCCGCTGCTGACAGCGACAACGTCTACAGTACCTTGGCGCACGAAGATTTGATTGAACTTATTCAACAGCTTACCCCATCGTACCGTACCGTATTCAACTTATACGTCATTGATGGTTATTCACACGAAGAAATAGCCCAGCGTTTGGGCATAAGTGAGGGCACTTCCAAATCTAATTTGGCCCGTGCCCGCGAAAACTTAAGAGTTATGTTATCTAAAAAGAAAAGCAATGAGTATGCAAGAGTTCCCAGATGA
- a CDS encoding SGNH/GDSL hydrolase family protein, whose amino-acid sequence MSDLKTELTKEWPKNRAINLVFHGHSVPAGYFKTPVVNTLEAYPYQVLKQLKALYPYAVINVINTSIGGESSKGGADRFETEVLVHRPDVIFIDYALNDRGMGLEEARKAWVSMIQKAAQKKIKVILLTPSPDQRTALLDPESALEKHRKQIIEMAKEHNLGLVDSYAFFQKKIQSGEIISSYMSQVNHPNEKGHQLIADGIMTYFR is encoded by the coding sequence ATGAGTGACCTTAAAACTGAACTAACCAAAGAATGGCCTAAAAACAGGGCCATCAATCTGGTTTTTCACGGTCATTCAGTGCCAGCAGGCTACTTCAAGACACCCGTCGTTAATACTTTGGAAGCATATCCTTATCAGGTATTAAAACAATTGAAGGCGCTCTATCCGTATGCGGTCATCAACGTGATTAATACGTCGATTGGGGGCGAAAGTTCAAAAGGTGGTGCAGATAGATTTGAAACGGAAGTACTGGTGCATCGGCCAGATGTTATTTTTATTGACTACGCATTAAATGACCGTGGCATGGGGCTTGAGGAGGCCCGAAAAGCGTGGGTATCTATGATACAAAAAGCCGCTCAAAAAAAGATAAAAGTGATCCTGCTCACGCCCTCGCCTGACCAACGTACAGCTTTGTTGGATCCAGAGAGTGCCTTAGAAAAACACCGAAAACAAATCATTGAGATGGCAAAAGAGCATAATCTGGGATTGGTAGACAGTTATGCCTTTTTTCAAAAAAAAATACAATCTGGTGAAATTATTTCTTCCTATATGTCGCAGGTAAATCATCCAAACGAAAAAGGACACCAGTTGATCGCCGACGGAATAATGACCTATTTTAGGTAG